Proteins from a genomic interval of Symmachiella macrocystis:
- a CDS encoding GlsB/YeaQ/YmgE family stress response membrane protein — MSIPEILLLLLIAGICGGLAQALCGYSRGGCLVSIVIGFIGAFLGTWLARLAELPDLFAVTVGDTSFPILWSIIGGALFAAILGFITRRPSK; from the coding sequence ATGTCAATTCCTGAAATCCTGTTATTGTTATTAATTGCTGGAATTTGTGGCGGATTGGCGCAGGCGCTCTGTGGCTATTCGCGCGGGGGATGTCTGGTTTCCATCGTGATTGGGTTCATCGGGGCCTTTTTGGGCACCTGGCTGGCACGCTTGGCTGAACTACCGGATTTGTTCGCCGTTACCGTGGGCGACACTTCCTTCCCAATCCTCTGGTCAATTATTGGAGGGGCACTATTTGCCGCCATATTGGGTTTCATTACACGACGACCATCCAAGTAA
- a CDS encoding PA2169 family four-helix-bundle protein translates to MTSASQNRLNQKTITALQELIEINLDSYNGFTKAASLIEDTTLQHHFAGVAQERIRQAVGLQQLIDSDDKQPLIEGSIAGRIHRAIMDWKDTFSEGPDAVLAEVKRGEDYIKAKYEAVLTRTAGSKAASVLKRQYAAVKEARNHICELRTKFSAT, encoded by the coding sequence ATGACATCCGCATCTCAAAATAGACTCAATCAAAAAACGATTACTGCGTTGCAAGAACTCATCGAGATCAATCTCGACAGTTACAATGGGTTTACGAAGGCAGCGAGCCTGATCGAGGATACGACATTACAACATCATTTTGCTGGCGTCGCACAGGAACGGATCAGGCAGGCTGTCGGTCTACAGCAACTCATCGACAGTGATGATAAGCAGCCGCTGATCGAAGGAAGTATCGCCGGTCGAATTCATCGAGCGATCATGGATTGGAAAGACACGTTTAGCGAAGGCCCCGATGCGGTGTTGGCTGAAGTGAAACGAGGCGAAGACTACATTAAGGCCAAATACGAGGCCGTACTCACACGAACGGCAGGTAGCAAAGCGGCTAGTGTTCTCAAACGCCAATACGCCGCCGTCAAGGAGGCACGTAACCACATTTGCGAACTTCGCACCAAGTTTTCCGCGACCTAA
- a CDS encoding GNAT family N-acetyltransferase produces the protein MEPLAIQYSDNRQLTVEELLPLYRANDWSSADKPDVLHKGLLASDALVTAWDGEQLVGLGNAISDGHLVVYYPHLLVWPEYHGQGIGTGLMRLLMDKYAGLHQQMLVADGGAIDFYRKCGFERAGHTAAMWIYAGDDH, from the coding sequence ATGGAACCGCTCGCAATTCAATACAGCGACAATCGCCAACTAACGGTCGAAGAGCTGTTGCCGCTCTACCGCGCCAATGATTGGTCGTCAGCGGACAAACCGGACGTCTTGCACAAGGGGCTATTGGCATCCGATGCATTGGTCACCGCTTGGGACGGCGAGCAGTTGGTTGGATTGGGTAATGCGATTTCTGATGGTCACCTCGTGGTTTATTATCCACATTTGCTGGTATGGCCCGAGTATCACGGACAGGGAATCGGGACTGGCTTGATGCGGTTGCTCATGGACAAATACGCCGGCTTGCATCAACAGATGCTGGTGGCCGATGGCGGGGCGATCGATTTTTATCGCAAGTGTGGATTCGAGCGAGCAGGGCATACCGCAGCGATGTGGATTTATGCCGGAGATGACCATTGA
- a CDS encoding DUF3309 family protein has product MLGTILLIILILLLLGAVPTWSHSRNWGYGPSGGVSLLIIIVVVLLVMKVI; this is encoded by the coding sequence ATGTTGGGAACCATCTTGCTGATCATTTTGATCTTGCTGCTTCTCGGGGCAGTGCCGACATGGTCGCACAGTCGTAATTGGGGATATGGACCCAGCGGCGGCGTGAGTCTGCTTATCATCATCGTGGTCGTGCTCTTGGTGATGAAAGTCATTTGA
- a CDS encoding HNH endonuclease: protein MVAAVLDRPTLVLNRNWQPVGVATVARALVKVFSENARIVDPANYQTYDWSDWAEVMPEDDELVIRTSQLRLRVPEVITLVQYDRVPVNAVTFSRRNVFKRDRYACQYCGCQPGSNELTIDHVLPRSQGGGSSWTNCVLACVECNSRKADRTPEEARMLLRKEPVRPQWKPLYATHGQRIDSWSKFISEAYWNVELEE, encoded by the coding sequence ATGGTAGCTGCCGTTTTAGATCGACCGACGCTGGTCTTGAATCGCAACTGGCAACCAGTAGGCGTGGCGACTGTCGCTCGCGCATTGGTCAAGGTGTTCAGCGAAAACGCCCGCATCGTCGACCCGGCCAACTACCAGACGTACGACTGGTCCGATTGGGCCGAGGTCATGCCGGAAGATGATGAACTGGTCATCCGCACTAGCCAATTGCGCTTGCGGGTGCCTGAGGTCATTACGCTCGTGCAGTACGACCGTGTTCCAGTCAACGCCGTCACATTCAGCCGCCGCAACGTTTTCAAACGTGATCGCTATGCGTGTCAGTATTGTGGTTGCCAACCAGGCAGCAACGAATTGACCATCGACCACGTGTTGCCCCGGTCGCAAGGGGGTGGCTCGAGTTGGACGAACTGCGTGCTGGCATGTGTGGAGTGCAATTCCCGCAAGGCGGACCGCACGCCGGAAGAAGCCCGCATGTTGTTGCGCAAGGAACCGGTACGACCCCAATGGAAGCCGCTGTACGCAACGCACGGACAACGGATCGACAGTTGGTCCAAGTTCATTAGTGAAGCGTACTGGAACGTGGAGTTGGAAGAGTAG
- a CDS encoding PH domain-containing protein — translation MNTTETLTYRCPHCTAVMEVESQLIGENIACVDCGKPIQIEAPQSIPVHNASPTDVQRHSVVEVPADEERTLQTLHPAMFRNHPFIYLGSVLLFALGLVGLVTFLAAEANVDLDVWNLTNWDVLEGTSLLWISLGLIAVSTIIYLVWRIKVMFITLQVTTDRCIFQRGLIARSTSEVRHDDVRNLQIDQTVLQRILGVGTLAISSSGQDDFEIRAKGIPKPESVVEIIRSYQ, via the coding sequence GTGAACACTACCGAAACTTTGACGTATCGCTGCCCGCACTGTACTGCAGTGATGGAAGTGGAATCACAACTGATTGGAGAAAACATCGCGTGTGTCGATTGTGGCAAGCCGATTCAAATCGAGGCGCCACAGTCGATTCCTGTACACAATGCTTCGCCGACCGATGTTCAGCGGCACTCGGTAGTTGAGGTACCCGCCGATGAAGAACGGACTCTTCAAACCTTGCATCCAGCGATGTTTCGCAATCATCCTTTCATCTACCTGGGCAGCGTTTTGCTGTTTGCCTTAGGTTTGGTAGGGCTCGTGACGTTCCTTGCGGCAGAGGCGAACGTCGATCTCGATGTATGGAATCTCACCAACTGGGACGTGTTGGAAGGGACATCGTTGTTGTGGATCAGCTTGGGATTGATCGCGGTGAGCACAATCATTTACTTGGTTTGGCGGATCAAGGTCATGTTTATCACGTTGCAAGTCACAACGGATCGTTGCATCTTTCAGCGAGGTCTCATCGCACGGAGCACTTCTGAAGTGCGACACGACGACGTCCGTAATCTGCAGATCGATCAAACCGTCCTTCAACGCATACTGGGTGTGGGCACGCTGGCCATCTCCAGCTCCGGACAAGACGACTTTGAAATCCGTGCCAAAGGGATTCCCAAACCTGAATCCGTGGTGGAAATAATTCGAAGTTACCAATAA
- a CDS encoding GNAT family N-acetyltransferase has product MRQPTLLTKRLTLRPYQQTDAPRMQQLAGERVIAATTLRIPHPYADGVAEEWIASALERTASGNAYHFAMVLTETDQFLGSVGLTVQREWERAELGYWIGVPYWGRGYTTEAAMEITRFGFEDLGLNRIYASVFANNPASARVLEKAGLTYEGRHLQAIKKWDEFLDTLTYARVKQV; this is encoded by the coding sequence ATGCGCCAACCTACGCTACTAACAAAACGCCTCACGTTACGGCCGTATCAACAGACCGATGCGCCGCGGATGCAACAATTGGCCGGAGAACGAGTGATTGCAGCCACGACGTTGCGGATTCCGCATCCTTATGCGGATGGTGTTGCGGAAGAGTGGATTGCTAGTGCACTGGAGAGAACAGCGAGCGGCAATGCCTACCACTTTGCCATGGTGCTGACTGAAACCGACCAATTCCTCGGTTCGGTCGGACTGACCGTGCAACGGGAATGGGAACGGGCCGAGCTGGGGTATTGGATCGGTGTCCCCTATTGGGGCCGCGGCTATACCACCGAAGCGGCGATGGAAATCACGCGGTTCGGATTCGAAGATCTGGGACTGAACCGGATTTACGCCTCGGTCTTCGCCAACAACCCGGCTTCGGCGCGAGTGCTAGAAAAAGCGGGGCTGACCTACGAGGGTCGGCACTTACAAGCGATCAAGAAATGGGATGAGTTTCTGGACACGCTGACCTACGCACGGGTCAAGCAGGTTTGA
- a CDS encoding CsbD family protein: MLNKQVLQGHWNEIQGKLLDRWGELTDNELKQFDGNAAQLVGMIQRKTGEARGDVEDFLEEIVNNSNSTVEKASGAVRKGVHDVAGNVSDYAAHAGESARVAASRAADQVRDGYKQTEELVRRRPTESLAVCFGAGLITGVVLGLALRSR, encoded by the coding sequence ATGCTCAATAAACAAGTCTTGCAAGGGCACTGGAATGAAATTCAAGGCAAATTACTCGACCGCTGGGGCGAGTTGACGGACAACGAGTTGAAACAATTCGACGGCAATGCCGCTCAGTTGGTCGGAATGATTCAGCGTAAGACGGGCGAAGCTCGTGGTGATGTGGAAGACTTCCTAGAAGAGATCGTGAACAACTCAAATTCCACAGTCGAAAAAGCCTCGGGTGCCGTCCGTAAAGGTGTCCACGATGTCGCCGGCAATGTCAGCGACTACGCGGCGCATGCTGGCGAATCAGCCAGAGTGGCTGCATCGCGAGCCGCTGATCAAGTGCGCGATGGATACAAGCAAACCGAAGAACTGGTCCGTCGCCGTCCCACGGAATCTTTAGCAGTCTGTTTTGGCGCCGGGTTAATCACCGGTGTTGTGCTCGGTCTCGCTTTACGGTCTCGATAA
- a CDS encoding diacylglycerol/lipid kinase family protein, protein MSVTPIHLLWNSHAGTAEANQDVLALFQSRPDVTVHQPGSDAEARTLVEQVSRDGAETVIAAGGDGTVYSVVQGLMHAGATSTLGILPLGTGNDFCRTLAVPLDVQKAAEVVNVAETRQVDLVRALTDNESTHFSNMATGGNTGQFMDQLTAEMKQFWGPLVYLRGVVDVLSELIRYDLTVQFDDQPPQHIEALNVFVANGRTSGTGLIVAPDASLEDGFVDVVIVRDCEPIQIAGLATDYALGDYRQNENILYQRAEKVRIESDPPMAFTADGNLLTKGAVEFEVCPSALKVIVGADYVVSPELPN, encoded by the coding sequence ATGAGTGTTACACCCATTCATCTTCTCTGGAACAGTCACGCCGGCACAGCTGAGGCGAATCAAGATGTGCTGGCGTTGTTTCAAAGTCGCCCTGATGTGACGGTGCACCAACCCGGTTCGGATGCCGAAGCACGTACGCTGGTGGAACAAGTCTCCCGTGACGGCGCTGAGACCGTGATTGCCGCTGGGGGTGACGGGACCGTGTACTCTGTTGTGCAGGGGTTAATGCACGCGGGAGCCACGTCGACTTTAGGAATCCTGCCGTTGGGAACCGGGAACGACTTTTGCCGGACGCTGGCTGTTCCTCTCGACGTTCAGAAAGCCGCCGAAGTTGTCAACGTGGCTGAGACAAGGCAAGTTGACCTCGTACGAGCCTTAACCGACAACGAATCCACACACTTCAGCAACATGGCCACGGGAGGCAACACTGGTCAATTCATGGATCAATTGACCGCTGAAATGAAACAGTTCTGGGGGCCGTTGGTCTATCTCCGCGGTGTCGTCGACGTCCTCTCGGAGTTGATTCGGTACGACTTGACCGTGCAGTTTGACGATCAACCACCGCAACACATTGAGGCGCTGAACGTTTTTGTGGCCAACGGACGCACATCGGGCACCGGTCTCATCGTAGCTCCAGATGCGAGTCTTGAAGATGGCTTCGTGGATGTTGTGATCGTCCGCGATTGCGAACCAATTCAAATCGCCGGTCTCGCCACCGATTACGCGTTGGGGGACTATCGGCAAAATGAGAACATTCTTTACCAGCGCGCAGAAAAGGTCCGAATTGAATCCGACCCGCCGATGGCCTTCACCGCTGATGGGAATTTGCTCACCAAGGGCGCCGTGGAGTTCGAGGTTTGCCCCTCTGCTCTGAAAGTGATCGTCGGTGCCGATTATGTGGTGTCGCCTGAATTGCCGAACTGA
- a CDS encoding YqaE/Pmp3 family membrane protein produces MVRILLAILLPPVGVFLQVGFGMHFWLNILLTILGYVPGIIHAVWVIVRK; encoded by the coding sequence ATCGTCCGTATTTTACTGGCCATCCTGCTGCCTCCGGTCGGTGTGTTTCTTCAGGTCGGCTTTGGAATGCATTTCTGGCTGAATATCCTGCTGACGATTTTGGGATACGTCCCGGGGATCATTCACGCGGTCTGGGTTATTGTGCGGAAGTGA
- a CDS encoding AI-2E family transporter encodes MVEKNAATHGSGRSYTLLILAFVIASLYLAKEILLPLSLAILLSFVLTPLVSRLERLRLGRIPSVVIVCAFAFSAIGGAGWLATNQLIELSMRLPDYKDNLIDKIHNLQSGTGEKLEKAKQALEDIGTELSEGGNAADEEKDAAETADPPALQRNLLGWLRPQKQGDGSAENPVEVKVVSLPPSPLNQIQTWLGPLVAPLSTAGIVVVLVVFILVKREDLRNRVIQLVGTSNLYATTEAIEDATDRLSRYLRMQLLINIIYGVVVAVTLMFLGVPNAILWGVMGTMLRFLPYIGPWISAVMPIALTMAISDGWTLPLMTIGLFVSLELVVNNVLEPWLYGSSIGVSSLGVILAAIFWTWLWGPVGLVLAMPLTVCLVVLGKYVPQLGFLPLLLGDRTALEPYEQLYQRLLTAEDYEANELAEEYLKDASVTEFYDDVLMPALQLAEQDRHADLLSEQQETVVNDSARELVEELGERLQQKEQPEDGAGAPDEKGHVLCIPVRDQADETVALMTGQLLRSEGCRVDVGSINMLAGEAINLIETQQCQIAILILLPPLGARKGRYLCKRLSQQYPDLHIVVALMHGEKYGKSKQRLLNVGADVVATNLPDLITSVRQARFNAQQAPPSHNSIEDTVPAGQNAAPISAAQPVENQP; translated from the coding sequence ATGGTAGAAAAGAATGCGGCAACACACGGTTCGGGGCGATCGTACACGCTGTTGATCTTGGCATTTGTGATTGCTTCGCTCTATTTAGCCAAAGAGATATTATTGCCGCTTTCGCTCGCCATCTTGCTAAGCTTCGTCCTCACTCCCCTGGTGAGCCGTTTGGAACGCCTGCGTCTAGGGCGAATCCCCTCAGTGGTCATCGTGTGTGCGTTTGCATTCTCTGCCATTGGAGGCGCGGGATGGCTGGCGACGAATCAACTCATTGAGTTGAGCATGCGATTACCGGATTATAAAGACAATCTGATCGACAAAATCCACAACCTGCAAAGCGGGACGGGTGAGAAACTCGAAAAGGCCAAGCAAGCACTCGAAGACATCGGCACGGAACTGTCTGAAGGCGGCAATGCTGCCGACGAAGAGAAGGACGCGGCCGAAACCGCTGATCCGCCGGCACTGCAGAGAAATTTACTGGGATGGCTGCGTCCCCAAAAACAGGGCGATGGCTCGGCAGAGAACCCGGTGGAAGTCAAAGTCGTCTCCTTGCCCCCTTCCCCATTGAATCAAATCCAGACGTGGTTGGGGCCGCTCGTGGCGCCGTTGTCCACAGCGGGTATTGTTGTCGTGCTGGTGGTTTTTATTCTGGTCAAGCGAGAAGATTTGCGGAACCGCGTGATCCAACTCGTCGGGACTTCAAACCTGTACGCTACAACTGAAGCGATCGAAGACGCAACCGACCGCTTGAGTCGCTACCTACGGATGCAGTTGCTGATCAACATCATTTACGGTGTCGTCGTTGCCGTTACTTTGATGTTTTTGGGCGTCCCCAATGCGATTCTGTGGGGCGTCATGGGGACGATGCTGCGTTTCTTGCCCTATATCGGTCCCTGGATCTCAGCCGTCATGCCGATCGCGCTGACGATGGCCATCTCCGATGGTTGGACGCTTCCCCTAATGACCATCGGACTGTTTGTCAGTTTGGAACTGGTGGTGAACAATGTGCTGGAACCCTGGCTGTACGGCAGTAGCATCGGCGTCTCATCGTTGGGTGTCATCCTCGCGGCCATTTTCTGGACCTGGCTGTGGGGGCCGGTTGGTTTAGTATTGGCGATGCCGTTGACAGTCTGTTTGGTAGTTCTAGGCAAGTATGTTCCGCAACTCGGTTTTCTACCACTATTGTTGGGGGACCGCACCGCTCTTGAGCCGTATGAGCAGTTGTATCAAAGGTTGTTGACCGCAGAAGACTATGAAGCAAACGAATTGGCCGAGGAGTACCTAAAAGATGCGAGCGTGACAGAATTTTACGACGACGTGTTGATGCCCGCACTGCAGTTGGCCGAACAAGACCGGCATGCGGATCTGCTCAGCGAACAGCAAGAAACCGTGGTGAACGATTCAGCACGAGAACTCGTCGAAGAGTTGGGGGAACGATTGCAACAAAAAGAGCAGCCTGAAGATGGGGCTGGCGCACCAGATGAAAAGGGGCACGTTCTGTGCATTCCTGTTCGCGACCAAGCTGATGAAACCGTCGCGCTCATGACCGGTCAACTGTTGCGGTCTGAAGGTTGCCGCGTCGATGTGGGATCGATCAATATGCTGGCTGGTGAGGCGATCAACCTGATCGAAACTCAACAGTGCCAAATAGCAATCCTCATCCTGCTGCCGCCTCTGGGGGCACGCAAAGGACGCTATCTTTGTAAACGATTGAGTCAGCAATACCCCGATTTGCACATCGTCGTTGCACTAATGCATGGTGAAAAGTACGGCAAATCGAAGCAACGTTTACTGAATGTCGGTGCCGACGTCGTCGCAACGAATCTGCCGGACCTAATCACCTCCGTACGTCAGGCACGCTTCAATGCCCAGCAAGCGCCCCCCTCACACAATTCAATAGAGGATACCGTCCCAGCAGGGCAAAATGCCGCTCCAATTTCAGCCGCACAGCCCGTTGAGAACCAACCATAA
- a CDS encoding right-handed parallel beta-helix repeat-containing protein, with product MNTRRVNVPLRIVLITAMLWSPVHAADDAGSVRLANNETTGTAYVTPTQWSTESMNGGPTGVTTVGSPGPYRAADPFGIQFRFRSDINPSFVKDGYQTLGAMVPFHIDPGTSLVFIEGRGYATNSAEYGGNVGLGYRHYNETMNRMYSVSGWWDYDDSNEFNYDRFGISLASLTDNGLDYRANGYIASDTGGGFVGRTTGIPIFSGYNIAQATDSLYEVPYSGFDAEIGMPVPFLGDYGVKVYAGGYYMEAEGEKDASGPRIRFQGDITQSIWGQVEWTSDSVFGSNVMGSIAIDFPGGGRRPILTRQPTNMMLAQQVQRQYRVPVNEKVVRESSVAINPVDMEPFIVYHVDNTAPDSGDGSAEAPYSTLPGSVPSAADIIFVNRGDGTSSGMTGDFLLQDDQRLLGEGTVHFYTSTAGTFELPGFTPGVNPLLGGTVSMLGDRTEIAGFRFAVPDGQPAIFGSGDDFLIREVAVSGGGRGIDLMNATGVGLITDSTFFGTGADSIRAENADGTTLDLAIIDTIIADGGEDGVYVTVDTAATINLLMDNVDVSGVAGNGFGTDVSYFNTTLAVDVFDSSFSDNFGDGFHVERVDDSAFSIDIADSFFDRNGGHGVNIDSRNGRVPNGMVDIVRSSMSDNAGLGLRLHGEADVTLDVDLADNFINRNGFGGIQMTSAERILLQGVWERNEINDNGFDDLVGDGDGIFLQSNLDLVLTDNDVLGNNGDGLQVEIFGAASTILDLNGNRINNNLGAGFDWESIFGGSLLLMDVDASATRISQFNNNNGDGMEFRADGLSGTADFIVATINDTEINFNEGRGVDLLTQEDADAEYYITDSQISANGEEGVYLVNTASGTQTQDVSSSVALADDGLIDTRPTTTVVIDSSEIDANGDIGTMGGVVLRVGTSDGGYGTTFDGGYASDGFGGVIAGLTNSMLSGNYGEDLVIETFTSTVAPPDSAGTWTDAEFTVDSYESDPLARIDVVFYGNTADSIDVINSGAFYDNAEAVFKSRDVDQTDPGPFTDPARRRNAARLAARNGLPPATPGGASDNFLYSGIGLSAMRVEGPLPGIEDGVDILDPGFGGAVLLGVLPGELPFTWQVVPPGTIFP from the coding sequence ATGAATACGAGACGAGTAAACGTCCCCTTGAGAATCGTGTTGATCACGGCCATGCTATGGTCACCGGTCCATGCGGCAGACGACGCGGGTAGCGTTCGTCTTGCGAACAATGAAACCACCGGAACGGCTTATGTCACTCCCACTCAGTGGAGTACTGAATCGATGAATGGTGGACCCACCGGGGTGACAACCGTGGGGAGCCCCGGACCGTATCGCGCAGCGGATCCATTTGGGATTCAATTCCGCTTCCGTAGCGACATCAATCCTTCGTTCGTTAAGGACGGGTATCAAACGCTGGGTGCGATGGTACCGTTCCACATCGATCCGGGTACTAGCCTGGTATTCATCGAAGGTCGCGGCTACGCCACGAACTCTGCCGAATACGGCGGCAACGTCGGCCTGGGCTATCGTCACTACAACGAAACGATGAACCGCATGTATAGTGTCAGCGGTTGGTGGGACTACGATGACAGCAACGAATTCAACTACGATCGCTTCGGTATCAGTTTGGCGTCATTGACCGATAACGGCCTCGATTATCGTGCGAACGGCTATATTGCCAGCGACACCGGCGGAGGATTCGTCGGTCGCACGACGGGCATTCCTATATTCTCCGGATACAACATCGCTCAAGCGACCGATTCACTGTATGAGGTCCCTTACTCTGGGTTTGATGCTGAAATCGGGATGCCGGTTCCCTTCTTGGGTGATTACGGTGTTAAAGTCTACGCCGGCGGATATTACATGGAAGCCGAAGGTGAAAAGGACGCTTCCGGTCCTAGAATTCGCTTTCAAGGTGACATCACACAATCGATCTGGGGCCAAGTGGAATGGACCAGTGACAGTGTCTTCGGCAGCAACGTGATGGGGTCGATTGCAATCGACTTCCCCGGTGGCGGACGGCGTCCGATCTTGACACGCCAGCCGACCAACATGATGCTCGCACAACAAGTCCAACGGCAGTATCGCGTTCCTGTGAACGAAAAAGTGGTTCGGGAATCCAGCGTCGCGATCAACCCTGTTGATATGGAACCGTTCATCGTCTATCACGTTGACAACACCGCACCTGACAGTGGAGACGGTTCGGCAGAAGCTCCTTATAGCACCCTGCCCGGTTCGGTGCCTTCCGCAGCCGACATCATCTTCGTCAACCGTGGCGATGGCACATCGTCGGGCATGACAGGCGACTTTTTACTGCAAGACGATCAACGTCTGTTGGGTGAAGGCACGGTTCACTTCTATACTTCTACCGCAGGCACGTTTGAGTTGCCTGGATTTACACCGGGAGTCAACCCGCTATTGGGTGGCACTGTCAGTATGCTCGGTGATCGAACCGAGATTGCCGGCTTCCGCTTTGCGGTGCCGGACGGTCAACCCGCTATCTTCGGATCCGGGGATGATTTCTTGATCCGTGAAGTCGCGGTCAGTGGAGGCGGTCGCGGTATCGATCTGATGAATGCCACCGGTGTTGGCCTGATCACTGATTCGACCTTTTTCGGGACAGGTGCCGACTCGATTCGTGCGGAAAACGCTGATGGCACGACCTTGGACTTGGCAATCATCGATACGATTATCGCCGACGGCGGTGAGGATGGTGTTTACGTCACTGTCGACACCGCTGCCACGATCAACTTGCTGATGGATAACGTGGATGTCTCGGGTGTGGCCGGCAACGGTTTCGGGACGGATGTCAGCTACTTCAATACAACGCTGGCGGTCGATGTGTTTGATAGTTCCTTCTCGGATAACTTCGGCGATGGTTTCCATGTGGAACGGGTCGATGACTCCGCATTCAGTATCGATATTGCCGACTCGTTCTTCGACAGAAACGGCGGCCACGGTGTAAATATCGATAGCCGCAACGGTCGCGTGCCGAATGGGATGGTCGACATCGTACGCAGCTCGATGTCTGACAATGCCGGCCTCGGTCTCCGCCTCCATGGCGAAGCGGACGTGACGCTGGATGTGGATCTGGCGGACAACTTCATCAACCGCAACGGCTTCGGCGGTATCCAAATGACATCGGCTGAGCGTATCCTGTTGCAAGGCGTCTGGGAACGCAACGAAATCAACGATAACGGATTCGATGATCTGGTCGGCGATGGCGACGGTATCTTTCTGCAGTCGAACCTGGATTTGGTGCTCACCGACAACGACGTCCTTGGCAATAACGGCGACGGATTGCAGGTTGAAATCTTCGGAGCGGCGAGTACGATCCTGGACCTAAACGGCAACCGGATCAACAACAACCTTGGTGCTGGTTTCGACTGGGAATCGATCTTCGGTGGCTCATTGTTGCTGATGGACGTCGATGCGAGTGCGACCCGGATCAGCCAGTTTAACAACAACAATGGCGACGGTATGGAATTCCGTGCAGACGGGCTATCTGGAACCGCTGACTTCATCGTTGCCACGATCAACGATACCGAGATCAACTTCAACGAAGGACGCGGTGTCGACCTGTTGACGCAAGAAGATGCTGATGCGGAATACTACATCACAGACTCGCAGATCTCAGCCAACGGCGAAGAAGGGGTCTATCTTGTCAACACCGCATCGGGAACTCAAACGCAAGATGTTTCCAGCTCTGTGGCCTTGGCTGACGATGGCTTAATCGACACCCGACCCACGACAACGGTGGTGATCGATAGTAGCGAAATCGATGCGAACGGCGACATCGGAACAATGGGCGGCGTTGTCCTCCGCGTGGGAACATCGGACGGCGGTTATGGTACCACCTTCGACGGAGGATATGCTAGCGACGGGTTCGGTGGCGTGATCGCCGGCTTGACCAACAGTATGTTGTCAGGGAACTACGGTGAGGATCTTGTCATCGAAACCTTTACGTCGACGGTTGCTCCGCCTGATTCGGCGGGTACCTGGACCGACGCGGAATTCACGGTGGACAGTTACGAGTCCGATCCGCTGGCGAGAATCGACGTGGTCTTCTACGGCAATACGGCGGACTCGATCGATGTCATCAACTCCGGAGCCTTCTACGACAACGCTGAAGCGGTCTTCAAGTCACGGGATGTTGATCAAACCGATCCGGGACCGTTTACCGATCCGGCAAGACGTCGAAACGCAGCTCGCTTGGCCGCCAGAAATGGTTTGCCGCCGGCAACACCAGGTGGAGCATCAGACAACTTCCTCTATTCAGGTATTGGGCTCAGTGCGATGCGGGTCGAAGGGCCGCTGCCGGGCATCGAAGATGGTGTCGACATCCTGGACCCCGGCTTCGGAGGTGCAGTCCTCTTGGGTGTCCTACCCGGGGAGCTTCCGTTTACCTGGCAAGTGGTGCCGCCGGGAACAATCTTCCCCTAA
- a CDS encoding ferritin — protein MTKELVFNALNEQVGSELSAWYSYLGMSAWCSSQQLNGSALWLRAQAQEEYTHAMKLYEFLVERNAPVQLKQVEPPKAEFESIVEVFHAALKQEEENSQRIDAVFQMALEQRAFASLVELQWFITEQVEEEKTARENLAKVKMVSQDPAAILEFDRVLGERNMVMDTSPV, from the coding sequence ATGACTAAAGAACTCGTATTTAACGCCTTGAATGAACAAGTCGGATCAGAATTATCGGCGTGGTATTCCTATCTGGGAATGTCGGCTTGGTGCTCGTCGCAACAACTAAATGGCAGTGCATTATGGTTGCGGGCACAGGCTCAAGAAGAGTACACGCATGCGATGAAACTCTACGAATTCTTGGTCGAACGGAATGCTCCCGTGCAATTGAAGCAAGTCGAACCGCCCAAAGCAGAGTTTGAATCGATTGTCGAAGTCTTTCACGCTGCTTTGAAGCAGGAAGAAGAGAACTCACAGCGGATCGACGCTGTCTTTCAAATGGCACTGGAACAACGCGCGTTCGCTTCGCTCGTCGAGCTTCAGTGGTTCATCACGGAGCAGGTCGAAGAGGAAAAAACGGCACGTGAGAACCTAGCCAAAGTCAAAATGGTCAGCCAGGATCCGGCTGCCATTCTGGAATTCGACCGTGTGTTAGGGGAACGCAACATGGTGATGGACACCAGCCCCGTGTAA